From the genome of Hippocampus zosterae strain Florida chromosome 8, ASM2543408v3, whole genome shotgun sequence:
GTTCAGTGATGTCCCAACAAATGTCTGACCTGAAATAAAATGTGGATATCCGTTGCTGAGTGACCCGGCTTTTTGTACACTGAGCAAAACTACTACTCGCATGTAATAAGCATTTCTTCCTCCCGTCTACAGCATAACTGCAAGTTGACTGGCCGACTTGGGTAAGTTTCTTTTCAATCCTCGTCACCGACACAAACGGGCCCTACACATGATGAAAAGATTCTGCCAAATGAACTCTGATTATATCCAATACCGTTCCATATGTTCTGACTTGTGGCCAGTAAACTGCTTTTTTGGTAAATTTTTATGCAAAGTGATGGttcatggttttatttattcctGTAGGAATTAAAGAGGAAGTGTGCATCTCATCACTCACCAGACTCTTCATAGACATGGGAGGACCACAAGTGGCTTTCATTAATTATGGGGCAGTAAGGGGACACTTGAACTCACTCGAGATGAGGCGGTCCTCAAGGATACCTTGGCAAAAGCAACAAACGTACTAGAATCTTGAGGTTGAAAGTCCTGTTTGGGCCATGTGGCAAGTCAAACTCAAACGCGTGAAAGCACAAGACTTGGTTTTTTAAGTCACCTGAGGCGACACTTTATTTTGTGGTGTTTTCCTTGTTATTAAAAGATGTCCACATTgagttttgtctttgtcttgTTTATTTCATATTGAGTCCGAATTGGaaatattttgatttaattCAAATATTCGTACATCTTTTTACTTGATGTCGGTAAAGATGCCCACAAATGTCTGCCAGGTGAAGTTTTtagaatctttattgaacaagtcggAAAATAAAACCAACATTTTATTAATGCATACACATTACGAACATTGCCAGTTAAAGTGAAGTACAAGGCGGTCGTGTCGCTGCACGACGTCAGTTATGCTGTGCTTTATTGGAAAGCGCAGCTTGTATTGACGTAAAAAATAGTTGCAGGCAGGCGGGGCTTCTTCGTGGCGGCTACTTCCGGTGTGTAAGTCGAGCACTGTGCGGTAGAAGTAGGCGAGCTAGCTGAGCTACGTTTCATTGGAGGCAATCTAGTAACGGCGCTTGACCGACCTCTTCACTCATGTTTTCCCGCTTTGTGTCTTTCCTGCCGCTTCTTGTGCTGGCCGCTCCCGCACACGCTCACGTCTTCAACCTGGACACGCTGTCCAACGCGTCCTTGTACTATTTTAACTACATTTACTGCAACATTTGGGAGGGCGAGTGTCAGCCTCACCAGGATGATGCGACGCAGCAAGGTAGGACGTGAAGCAGACGAcgaacgtgttttttttgttccgtaATGACTTGACATTTTGCATGGGCAGTTCCTACCAGGGACTTTTGGGCCGGTTTCCCCCAGGATTACACGGAACTGCTGTACCGCTGGTACTGCAACCTGGGTCAGTGCTGCGAGTCTGGAGACTGCAGGGTGACCAACAACATCACTGGTAGTGCATTACAATTGTCAAACTCCTTGATTTGAAATGTGGCGTGTCATTTGTGGCCAGAtgcaatgtctatttttttccgTTCAAGCACCGTTTATGATCCTGAGCTCCTCGGTTTACGACAGTTTTTATCGGCGAAACGTCCGCCGGTAAAAGATGAAAAGCTCAAGTACTGTAAATTGTTCTGTGGTGTTGCTAATCTTTCGGCAACCCCCAAAAACGTTCAAGTAGAATATGGGAAATGCCACGCTGTATTTAACAACCACACGGTAATAAAATgaagtaaaatataaaaaaaacataaaattctCACCGTTCATCCATtacgaggcattttggtgtttGTGACTTGGCCTTGACACAGTTAGGTGCAGTCGAGTGGCGCAACGATTAAACAACGTATTGTCAAATTGGTCATTTTTATAATTAAGCGTTTTGAGGCCTTGTCTTCATTGTACAAAGTCTTTAAATACGTTTAACCTAAGATATGTGTAAGTCTATATTTTATTTAGGGTTGATATATTTAAGAATtgttctctccagatcccacattccaaaaacatgcgtggcaggctgattgaacactctaaattgtccctaggtgtgagtgtgagtgcgaatggttgttcgtttctgtgtgccctgcgattggctggcaaccgattcagggtgtcccccgcctactgcccgaagacagctgggataggctccagcccccccccccccccccccgcgaccctagtgaggatcaagcggctcggaagatgatgatgatatttaAGAATTCCAcacttgaaatgcatttaacaTATCTCAAATTTTGTATGGTTTATTAAAATGGAGAATATTAAGTCAGGTTGTGCACATGTTTCTATGTTCAGGAGTTTAGTCCTTATTTTCGTTTGTAACGATGAATTAAGGACCAGATGAAGGAGTTCAAATTAAGTCATGTACCTTTTTGTAGGTTTGGCTCACGATCTCCAGAACAAGTTGCATGGGCAGCACTTGGCCCAGTCTGTGGTTCTGAAAGCAATCCAGGGTTTCATCAACCACCCAGAGTCCAACAAACCCCTCACGCTCTCCTTCCACGGCTGGTCGGGTACCGGGAAGAACTTTGTGGCCCGAATGGTTGCTGATAATCTTTATCGTGACGGGGTGAAGAGCGAGTGTGTCCGCCTGTTCATCGCCCCGTTTCACTTTCACCACGCCAGGATGGTGGACACGTACAAGGTGAGATGCAAGAGGTGAGGGCTCGCCGCCAAGAACATATTGGCCAAGTCATTGGCCAGTTCGAGCTTTTATCTAAGTTGAATGACAACACTATGAACGGGAATCATCAAAAtcaaacaattttttgttttttttatggggggtgggggggctggctTCAGCCCAGCTGGGCCACAACTGTCGTGATTGGCATGCAGTGTGCACAAATGTTACACAATCGCTGGGCTACATTTCAGAATGATACTGCGTAACTATTACTACACAGGAGAAGTGGAAAGTCCAAATTCAGATGAGACTTTTTACTGAACTCTCACTCACAAAGATCATGATTCTGTAGCTTTTACTCAAAATGAAGCTTTGACTGACTTCAACCATCGCGTGGAACAGTGAAATTgatacctggggaaaaaaatgtttatcaaaGTTGACTCAACTCCCAAAAGTCATTCAACCCTTACTTTCTAGGGTCAGCTGAAAGACGCCATCCGGGACACCGTCCTCCGATGTTCCCAGACTCTGTTCATCTTCGATGAGGCCGAGAAATTGCACCCGGGCCTCATCGACGCCATCAAACCATACATGGCCCACTACGACAACGTGGACGGGGTCAACTACCGAAAGGccatcttcctcttcctcaggtTGGATCGCCATCCAGGTTCAGCATTTCACGTTTCAAGAATGGCATTCCATAGAGCAGCAGTGGGCAAAGCTTGGCCTATTGTATTGAGTCCTATAatttttgttgcattcatttaaatgatttgggGTTAATTAATATGTCATCCAAATCTGCACAAAATTCAGTTatattatgaaaatattttgattcCTTCATGTTATTAACACTGCAAATCGACCAACATGACTCCTTGGTGGAAACATTTATTGCATATGATGAACCCAATAGATAAATTTTCACATTGGAAatgatgaacaaaaatataatctGTTCATAAAGTCTTAATTAAGTGGACACGCAATGTATTAACCAGCATCTTGGTAGCCGTAATTGCGCAAGGCATTTTTAACTTCCTGTCACAATATCAATAACATAAgactaaagattttttttccctttgtcagATGTCAAAACTGTAATGAATCTTGATTGCTAACCCAAGCTTTCGCCCGTGTATGTGTAGTAATATCGGAGGAGGAGCGATCAACGATGTCGCATTGGACTTTTGGCACTCTGGTCAGAACCGAGAAGACATTGGGATGGAGGATTTGGAACACCGACTACGAGCCGAAACAATGGAAGCTCAAGGTCTGAGCTTCTGACACTTTTTACTGTATAAAGGGCATTTTGTGATCCATGTTCAGTGCCTATTGCCCTCAGTCAACGGTGTTTCCTAACCTTTCTTGAGCACGGTGTACCGTTTGAACCACAAAGGGGAATCTGGTAATTTTTTAAGGCGTCAAAAGTTTGATCATTTGAGAATTCGTTATGcttgcagatttttattttttttttgttactgttgaaTGAATTTTATGGACCTTATTTCTTTCTGCTTCCAGGCGGTTTTTCGAAGAGCGAGCTGATGTCCGGTCACCTGATCGACTTCTTCGTGCCCTTCCTACCTCTGGAGTACCGTCACATCAAGCTGTGCGCGAAGGACGCCTTCGCCGCGCGAGGCCTGCAGACCGACGAGGCCACGCTGGATGAGGTGGCCAAGGCCATGCTCTACATTCCCAAGGAGGAGAGACTGTTCTCGGCCCAGGGATGCAAATCCATCCCTCAGCGGATCAACTTCTTTCTTCCTTAGaagatatgagagagagagagagacacgtcTGGAGTAGATGTGCGGTGCGCGCCCTTACGGGTACGAAACACGCAATTCCAGGTTACTCGTGCACGGTTACCAAGAGCACTTCCTACATGAGCGGGATGAACAAAGGGCCGTCGCATCAGTCGCGCGGGAGCGAAGGAGTGCGCGGCTCTTTGTTACAGATGCTCGCTTGACACGAACACCACACGGTTGACAACAGTGGGGGAAGTCATTATCAAAGGTTTGCTTACGAAGAAAAATTAACATAGAGGGCAGTAAAAGTTTTCATGTTGCAATTGAATGGAAAGGCTAGTCACCAGTTTTTGAAGACCCACATGATGTTGTGTTCAATTATTACATGCACACTGAATCTACCAAATGAAATAATTGACACTCCTTTCaccgtgaaaaaaaacacattttgagtccgccttatttttgttcttttgtaaaCAGTAGAATGAAGAAAGTTTTAACAATGCAACCATTTCTATCTGTTGACTGACTGATCTCAtctagggtggcccggtagtccagtggttagcacgttggcttcacagtgcagaggtaccgggttcgattccagctccggcctccctgtgtggagtttgcatgttctccccgggcctgcgtgggttttctccgggtgctccggtttcctccctcattccaaaaacattgcgtggcaggctgattgaacactctaaattgtccctaggtgtgagtgcgaatggttgtttgtttctgtgtgccttgcgattggctggcaaccgattcagggtgtcccccgcctattgcccgaagacagctgggataggctccagcaccccccgcgaccctagtgaggatcaagcggctcggaagatgatgatgatctcATCTAAAATGGCAATCACTACCATCTACTGGTGGTTGTGCATCAGTAAagctgttgtccccccccccccaagcttgAAAttaacattggagcatctttaGACTTGTGTAAAGAAAGACCCGAAAAAATGGATTCAACTCCTTAACTGCGCTAAAGGAAATGTTGAGGGGGAAAACTGAaaggtaattattattattttattttttttacagtaacaATACACACTATCTGCTCGGCTTAATTTGTCACAATTATAGTTGATGCTTAACAcaggagattattttttttgtaagggaGCTAATTTACAATTTCAAAAGGGATCAAGTAATTATTTCCCCTACTGTACAGACTGTGTAAAAAGTATGGGGACACTTTTTTAATGCTCCTTTTCCACTCTCCTCATTGAGACATTGTATAAGAAAATAGCTTCACAAAACCAATTTCAGCTCGGTGGGAGTCTGGAtatgttgatttattttcatttgagtcACTAGTATTCAATGAGGTTTTTTTGCACAGTACAATGTTTAGCCACCCTCcacttatatttatattgcattctattTATGTGGTCAGGTTTCAAGTGTTGCTACTGTAtatttgactttctttgtcgACTTATGTGTCGCACGTATTGGTGTTGGTAATGTTAAAGGGCAATATGGAGCGTAATATTGAAAAGCAATTCATGTACTGAAATGCATTGtatcaaaatatgttttcatgaTTACTTCCAAATACTTTTTAATTACTAAGGTAAGAGAAATTCTAtcacgtgttttgttttgatgtatttATAAGTGCTGAATATGTTAACTTTAGGTCATAGGTTTTATTGTCATGTGATTTTGCTGTTGGAATTTTTAAATTTCACATCTTGGTAcgaatataaaaagaaaacctcCCATTGTTTCTGTTATGCCCAAACCCAAATGAAGAAATAATAAATGCTCGGTGCTTTGTCCCCATAATTGTGAGAATTGTGGTCACTACACACTTGAGATTTTGAGATCCTGGGAGGTGTATTAACTTTTACACCAAGTAGGTTTATTATGCAATATAGTGTTAGTAAATATGTATGCACTTACAAGTGGATGCTCAAAATAACCGAAATCCTAAATATCGATAATGTCTTCTATCAAGTCTACCGTTGACAAAGGTATTTCCCAGgaaattttaaatgtcaatcAACGTCAACCCTTTTAGagactgattgtttttttgtgatttggcaCCTGCCTACAAAACTACCAATATCTTTAATGGCCATGAAAGTCAGTCAACCccacagaaaatgttttaagTGTTATCAAGAGAGACTGAAAACAGATAATCTGAAGGCCAATAGTTAGGCGACAAATGCTGAATGAGGTCCAACAAAGTACCGAtgtcattttactttgaaacacTTGAGAGGACGCCGGCTGTATTGCGTGTAGGACCAGATTCAGTGACATTAGAAACACCTGATAAACAGAAAAGTAATGACGATTTCCTCATTTAAAGTTGATATTCTTAATTGTGATTTATGGTGTGCGTCAAACGCATCACTCTTTGCAATGAATGTCTCAAACGCATTACTCTTCCTTTGGGTGTGTATCAAGCGAACGCGTGGTCTTCGTCCATTGGCTAAACTTTTACCTTGTCAGCGTATTCACAGTTTTGATTGGCCGAGAGGACTCTGACTTCCTGGCCAAGCTCCGGCGCTGACAGCCAATCAGATTGAGACATCTGTTTCCAGCCGAGAGGCGAGAGCCTACTTGATTCCAGTGAAACGGCTCGGCACCGACGGACTCTTGTGCACTGCGGAACGGCGTCGAACAAGAGCAGAAATTTTATATCAATAATTCGTGTTAGTTTTAGAGTTCGTTTGACGGAGTGGTTCTCCTCACGATGACTGCCTTGTCGCTGCTATTTTTGGCCATGTCGGCCGCCTATGTCCTGGCCGAGTCCACTGTCTATTTCCGAGAGCAATTTGAAGACGGGGGTGAGCTGATTTTCCGATAAATCTAACTGCATTGATCTATTGATTATGTGCTATTCATCTTCGTTGTATGAAATTTGACTATAGTGTGTTCATAAGATTTTCAGTGCATGGCCATATGGGACCTCCATTAGCCTACCATATTCTAATTTTGCATAATTTTCATATTGTGAATTTCTTTGGCCTCATATTCTAAAAGAATCGTCCTGTTTTGCTGAATTTCGcatacgttttgtgtgtgtcagccACAAATGTATTTGACAACCACCCTCCCCCCACGTATGGTCAAATCACAGTGCgtttcccctccccctcctttaCTTCCCTACCCTGTTCAGTAGCTGTGCCACCTCCTAACCTTAAAATAAATCTATCTACATGCACACATATACCTCTCCCAAGTACCAGCATCATGGCCAACATTTAAATGCATTGACTGTCTATTAAGTGTTCAGTATACGTAATAGGATTGTTGTAAGCCACTGTGACAGTATGCTCAGTTAGAACAGTAACACTTTCCCtgaatatatgaaaaaatattctAAACAAAATGAATTTATTAAAATGCATTGCACAAAAGTGTCATGAAGTTGAACTGTAcctgaatagttttttttaatccaaaaattAAATGCAAATTTACTTTAAGTTAAATGCAACTGACTGTAGGCCTTGACAGAATGTGTCCCATCTCAAAAAAtgtgaactgtgtgtgtgtagatgccTGGAAGAGTCGCTGGGAGGAATCCAAGCATAAAACGGACTATGGCCAGTTTGTCCTGACGGCAGGCAAATTCTATGGGGATGCAGAGAAGGACAAAGGTGAGTGGATTGCTCATGTCAATTTAGGGCTGGGTGATGAAAGGATGttcaatacaattttttttcccgatacAGGTATGACTACTTAACAAAGCCAAACTATGTcacagtatattaaaaaatgtgcttGCTGAGAACTCTTACTTCTTTTTCTATGTAGATTCTCAGTCATCCACTCTTGTTtagtgttttgtcttgttttccaaaaagacTTGGCATACAATATGCAAGGCCGTTTGACGCGATCTGATGAAAACAGGTTTGCAGACAAGCCAGGACGCCCGCTTCTACGCGCTGTCGTCCCGCTTCGACGACTTTAGCAACAAAGGCCAGCCCCTCGTCATCCAGTTCACTGTCAAGCACGAGCAGAGCATCGACTGCGGCGGTGGCTACGTCAAAGTGTTTCCCTCGGACCTCAAGCAGGAGGACATGCACGGGGACTCGGTCTACAATCTCATGTTTGGTACGATGGGCTCATCAGGGTCTTCCTCAGGTTGGGTGCCTCACAGAGGAGTGCGTTGAATTTCAGACTTCTGTGTGTAGGTCCTGATATTTGCGGACCCGGCACAAAGAAAGTTCACGTCATCTTCAACTACAAGGGCAAGAACCATTTGGTTAACAAAGACATCCGATGCAAGGTGAGTCATCGACTGGTTGTGTAACACTTTGGTCTTTCTCTAAAGCTTGCGAAAGTAGCAACTACAAACATCTTCAACACATTTCAATTGTAAAACTATTGCAACTGATTAGATCTACATTGTATAGTGTTGAAGTTCTAAATTCTGCTGTAGTATGGACTTGAAATGTTCTTGTTTCCAATATTGTCAACAAACTCAAATTCAAGGCTTTATTTGCATGTGTTCCTTCCCTTGCTGCCAAAATGCAAACTTCTCAAGTGGACTTTGAGATTGGTGACTCTTGAAGTATTCCAAGGCACTTGATTTTATAATACCTTTTGTTGTATACGTATATAATAGATGTTTATAATAGAATACTATTAAGATACTCATGATTGATTTCAGCTGTAACCTTTAGTactgatttgtttttcatgatcCAAAGCAAAACTCGtattctgaaaatgttttttcacttttagCTTTCGTTATCGCGTTTGCTTTTCTTTAACTGTAATAACCTAGTAAAGACAACTCATGGAAAAGTAAGAAATGTgtaaagcgcacacacacacacacacacaatctccaACATCATTTCAGGTGATAAAATTCTAAGAGGGACAGTGAATATCATCTAAACCTAAAGAAAGTCCCACAAAGAACCTGCTACACAAGAAGATGTACAATTattgattattaaaaataagATGCCCAAAATTGAGCATTTAAATAAAACGTTAACCGACCACTTAAATACTTAATGATGTAGCTCATCAAAGGTGCCTGAAACAAGGGGATAGAAAtggcgtagaaaaaaaatatggattgGAATAATTAGGACTTAAAGCTAATGTAAACCTgcttatgtttaaaaaataaatcaacttgcCTCCATTCAAACATTGACCATACGTTGTTCCTCAACACTGTTTCAAAAGGTTTGGTTGCCTGTTCATTACTCTTGTGGGCCCCCTACTGGTTGTGTAAGTTCACTCTGCCTCGATGAGcttgtgaccagtccagggtggacCCTGCCCACAGTCCGCCGAGATTGGCTCACCCACGAACCCAATGAGGCCAAGCGCTTTAGAAAAGCGATGAATTGAAGAGAGAGGTTCAATTGTTGTAGTTGTCTATTCGTGGCTCCATGTTCCCTTCAATACCGTTGTATTGTTTATCTCACATTGATCTTTTTCTGCCCGTCAGGATGACGAGTTTACCCACTTGTACACCCTGATCGTCAACCCCGACAACACGTACGAGGTGAAGATCGACAACAAAAAGGTGGAGTCCGGCACTTTGGAGGACGACTGGGACTTCCTGCCCCCAAAGAAGATTAAGGACCCCGAAGCCAAGAAACCAGAGGACTGGGACGACCGGGAGATGATTCCTGACCCTGATGATACCAAGCCAGAGGCGAGTGCGGCCTTGCCACTTGGATGAGCTCTGGGATGAATTTGACTTATGTCAGAATCTATTTGACAGGACTGGGACAAGGCCGAGAACATTCCCGACCCCGACGCCAAGAAGCCGGATGACTGGGACGATGAGATGGACGGCGAGTGGGAGCCTCCTATGATTACTAACCCTGAATACAAGGTACATGAATCGCAGCTGTAATTAGGGCCGAAACAATCATTCACCGACtcccacatcactcaccagctCAGGCACTgcttttaaagccacacacactAAAAGTCCCAAATGTGATCATAAGGAGCATGAGGATGGCAAATCCAAGTGGGCAACAAGGGTACCTCTGCCTCACAGACGCGCTTTGTTTGATCATGCCAAATACATCTTTAGGGCAATCGGTAGaataaccattttttaaatattcgaTAGCTGCAGTCCTCCAGGTGCCAATGCAGCAAGAGGAGAgcattgttttttgtgtggTGAATTAAACAGCGTGTGCTGTGTTAAACAGGGTGAGTGGAAGCCTAAAGAGATCAGCAACCCCGCCTACAAGGGAAAGTGGATCCATCCCGAAATCGACAACCCGGAGTACACTGCCGATTCTGAGATCTACAAATACGACAGCATTGGCGTGATTGGACTGGACCTGTGGCAGGTAATGCACCATGCATAGCTGTCGACGATGACACTTGacaatttcatttgaaatctgactttttaaaaaatatgtagtttttattttgtggcaaAGACGAACTTTTATTGGGGGAAAAATTAAGTATGATACATCATTGAAACTTAGTTTATCGTCACGCACGTCAATGTTTTGACAAAGTTAAAAAGGACTTGGGGAGTCATGCTAGGATGCGAATGAAATGTATAAACAATTGGTAAATATGAATTACACGATTAGTCACTACCAATAAGTACTGAATTGGTAAActgtgttcatatttttttaatagaaaggTGCAATATTTTTGTGCAGATGCCTACATcattttgtttggttggttcTCTCAGCAACCAGTTGGCTCAATAATAACTTTAAAACTTACATTCTCAAAAACTTTGAGAATGTAAGCTGCAGCCGAGGAATCTGAAAATAATTTGAgtatgcaataaaaaaaaaatgaaaacaaaaacccgTAGCCAGATGAAATGAATGACCAATCCTTTGGGAAAAACAATTTTAGTTTACTGCATCTGATACAAAGATTTAGAAACTGAACAAATTGTCACATTGacaagattgtttttttcttgcacaAATACAAGGAGAAATCATGGTGTGTACAAATGTTAGAATAAAACACTAAAAtcttgattacatttttttaaagtgatgaTGGTGATGCTTACTGCTTTGAATAATATCGGTAATCATTAACATTGCGTTTGTATGTTGTAGGTCAAGTCCGGCACCATCTTTGACAATTTTCTGATCACTAATGACCCGAAACTCGCTGAGGAAGTTGGTGATGACACATGGGGCAAAACCAAGGTATCTAAAAAATGTTTGCCCTTTATCGTCCCTGCTCCCTTACCCTTTCCGCCCcaatagtatttatttattttaaattcccAACCAGGAGGCCGAAAAGAAGATGAAGGATAGTCAAGACGAGGAGGAGCGAAAGCTGCGCGAGGAAGAGGACAAGCAAAGGAGAGATGAGGCAAAGGATGATgacgaagaggaagaaaaagatgatgatgaggaggaggaagatggcgaggaagaaaatgaagaggaggaggaagaagacgacACTGAGTCCCCCATGAAGGATGAGTTGTAAAGAGTTGAAAAGCAAGGAGCAGCTTAAAGAGCAGACTGTCAAACCACAGGAGATGACTCACCCAGTGggaggagttttgttttgtttacaaagACTGAGAGGGttaaaacatcattattattactataccATAATAACAATGACAATTCTAAACTGTGATGATTATAATAGAAATATGATTAGAAATGAAGATGTCGCAGTGAATGTCCAGACTAGAAAaccacattttaattttttaaaatttttatttgcagtttatacaaaacaaatgtgtaTGTTAAGGACTAGACTGATTTTGCCAAAATCTGGGTTGTTGGTGACACATGACAAATCtagtttttgtaaaaaaaaaaaaagtttgtgttaCCTCATGCGTTTTGTTTGTCTCATGATGCtgtctttattttaattgtttttgtcaatCCCAAATTTCAAGCGCTTGCTCCAAGGTTCATCGCATCAAACAAGGGAAGATACGACCTTAAAAGTCTGATGTAGTTCCAGTTGGGATGTTAAACCTGTGAGGAAATCCCTTGCATACGTTTGCACTGTACAGTTATGACCACATTTGTGCACATAAGACTAGTTTCTGAATAGTTTTCTGAAGCACTCCAGCATCAGGAAAGCTTCTGTTCATGTTAGGTTTAGTCATTGTTTGGTGTATGCAGTCAACTCTCCTCATCCCGGATGCACACTGCAGCCGAGCGCTGATCCTTTTTGTAAAAGACATTTTGTACTAATACTGCTGGTAATTTAAGTGAGGGGATTTGTCGTTTGAgtgcaaatgaaaaaatatgttctgtccaataaaaacaaccacaggAAATGACCTGGAGTCCTTatacatgttttgctttttgaaacTAATTTATACCTTTGCAAATGttctatatattttatatatatattgcacgtcgtcccgcacgcggtctgtccttccgtctgtcccttttcaaaacgtacctacttcaccgcgccgccactgcgccgctcaggcagtggctcactacgatcgcgcgggcatcttggcgaaaaaatgttgtctacccacaagcattgcaatgaaattgttagttatttagtagagctaaacatctctttattttcgcgataagcaatgaagatgaacaaaaagttgaaccaagcaacaacacttttgtgggccgaaggcccaccttaccagccttccgcaggaactagctgatgagccgcccggagagcggcgaaccagctagtactctATAAAATCCCATGGGAAAaccaaaggaaataaaatggacCAGGAGAAAATTGAACAGCTGACTGGAATGTTCGCAGTCAACCGCAGGTCTCACCTACAGTGGATGCAAAGTCTACACACCTAAGTTTAACCAAATAAGATACAGTACTTGCATTTTTAAAGGATAAAAAATTTTAAGGAGCACTCGAAATCCTGTATTTACAATGCCTACTTTAAGTTGACATAATGCTGGTGAATTTTAGGATGGAAGTGTATGAGTCAAAGCAACATAAAGTCAAAACCCGAAAGAGCGATGACACGTCTAACAATTCCAGTCGTAGATGGAAGTCCACTTCCAGGATTTCGAACGGCCCGCGTGTAAGCGAGCCTGAGAGGGCAGCAGCGCTGCGTGAAGGCAGCAGTGGGAAGCAGAAAGACGATGGCCGCCTCTCTGACTCTAACCCAGGTAACACTCTCGTCCGAACTCTACTTGCGACGGCAGCCAGCGCTTCGTG
Proteins encoded in this window:
- the tor3a gene encoding torsin-3A, with protein sequence MFSRFVSFLPLLVLAAPAHAHVFNLDTLSNASLYYFNYIYCNIWEGECQPHQDDATQQVPTRDFWAGFPQDYTELLYRWYCNLGQCCESGDCRVTNNITGLAHDLQNKLHGQHLAQSVVLKAIQGFINHPESNKPLTLSFHGWSGTGKNFVARMVADNLYRDGVKSECVRLFIAPFHFHHARMVDTYKGQLKDAIRDTVLRCSQTLFIFDEAEKLHPGLIDAIKPYMAHYDNVDGVNYRKAIFLFLSNIGGGAINDVALDFWHSGQNREDIGMEDLEHRLRAETMEAQGGFSKSELMSGHLIDFFVPFLPLEYRHIKLCAKDAFAARGLQTDEATLDEVAKAMLYIPKEERLFSAQGCKSIPQRINFFLP
- the calr gene encoding calreticulin isoform X1: MTALSLLFLAMSAAYVLAESTVYFREQFEDGDAWKSRWEESKHKTDYGQFVLTAGKFYGDAEKDKGLQTSQDARFYALSSRFDDFSNKGQPLVIQFTVKHEQSIDCGGGYVKVFPSDLKQEDMHGDSVYNLMFGPDICGPGTKKVHVIFNYKGKNHLVNKDIRCKDDEFTHLYTLIVNPDNTYEVKIDNKKVESGTLEDDWDFLPPKKIKDPEAKKPEDWDDREMIPDPDDTKPEDWDKAENIPDPDAKKPDDWDDEMDGEWEPPMITNPEYKGEWKPKEISNPAYKGKWIHPEIDNPEYTADSEIYKYDSIGVIGLDLWQVKSGTIFDNFLITNDPKLAEEVGDDTWGKTKEAEKKMKDSQDEEERKLREEEDKQRRDEAKDDDEEEEKDDDEEEEDGEEENEEEEEEDDTESPMKDEL
- the calr gene encoding calreticulin isoform X2, producing MTALSLLFLAMSAAYVLAESTVYFREQFEDGDAWKSRWEESKHKTDYGQFVLTAGKFYGDAEKDKGLQTSQDARFYALSSRFDDFSNKGQPLVIQFTVKHEQSIDCGGGYVKVFPSDLKQEDMHGDSVYNLMFGPDICGPGTKKVHVIFNYKGKNHLVNKDIRCKDDEFTHLYTLIVNPDNTYEVKIDNKKVESGTLEDDWDFLPPKKIKDPEAKKPEDWDKAENIPDPDAKKPDDWDDEMDGEWEPPMITNPEYKGEWKPKEISNPAYKGKWIHPEIDNPEYTADSEIYKYDSIGVIGLDLWQVKSGTIFDNFLITNDPKLAEEVGDDTWGKTKEAEKKMKDSQDEEERKLREEEDKQRRDEAKDDDEEEEKDDDEEEEDGEEENEEEEEEDDTESPMKDEL